One Rhodococcus jostii RHA1 DNA window includes the following coding sequences:
- a CDS encoding MarR family winged helix-turn-helix transcriptional regulator, whose protein sequence is MAERQIPDEDRPESLAASLTRASRRLAADIDTALKPHGLALDHWLVLESLARERGLTMADLIVRTAANGATLTRIVDRLVSTAAVYREVDSVDRRKVRVYLSARGRALHRRLATVVHEHERMFLEGNHFPEAAVHRLCSAFPPVTEVRAEHR, encoded by the coding sequence ATGGCGGAGAGACAGATCCCGGACGAGGATCGGCCGGAGTCCCTGGCGGCGTCGCTGACCCGCGCGTCTCGACGCCTGGCTGCCGATATCGACACGGCACTCAAACCCCACGGGCTTGCCCTCGATCACTGGTTGGTGCTCGAGTCGCTCGCTCGAGAGCGCGGTTTGACGATGGCGGACCTGATTGTCCGGACCGCTGCGAACGGTGCGACGCTGACCCGCATCGTCGACCGTCTGGTGTCCACCGCAGCCGTGTATCGCGAGGTCGACTCGGTGGATCGCCGCAAGGTTCGCGTCTACCTGAGCGCACGCGGACGGGCTCTCCATCGCCGGCTTGCCACCGTCGTACACGAGCACGAACGCATGTTCCTCGAGGGGAACCATTTCCCGGAGGCTGCTGTCCATCGACTGTGCTCCGCCTTCCCTCCGGTGACCGAGGTCAGAGCCGAGCACCGATAG